One region of Miscanthus floridulus cultivar M001 chromosome 19, ASM1932011v1, whole genome shotgun sequence genomic DNA includes:
- the LOC136527116 gene encoding tRNA(adenine(34)) deaminase, chloroplastic-like, with protein sequence MYSSYSAAAFSLRAAKPSLHAHSSYSYFYYPPSPLCHRDDADEHRHRYHNELIPQSPYLAPRFLLDGCLLRHSAHLLLLSARLRPPPPPPHRYAPRCCRRRAPIRCCRDGGGGRQMAGQVCCQVEARGCRCCGSGAGRPDLRAVRRRLKAPECRCGSSGGGTLLRAGCVRRDVPRLVGRAMRQEVWEYEGGQWLHGRSSTECLDDWEEEDEDCRYGQLEVDGMRFSRRWEDDDVDDGDGHCRVCCRRKGLESYYSGEEVHSGRRRERSDLDEGRHGFRDSNRRQRQQSEYYDDEDDLDFTRGRQRWEGRNTMNFVSNDAVNTRNVETRRYCDDGREYNRRRERRDFNSDDVADVRRAGRYAEDVGGFDRRRESRDFEIDGKVEMRREGRRHGNDHRYVSRHLRRSEDTDGEDVSLLRSRHWNGKEIEYDGQDLADRRYYSGVRSQKSAGASSLHEDDSKRASNFRSTFNARHTGQKENSTSSVRWHDNVGQRTEQISEERDRQRSAVWSNDERDRYGYDDAQFVRVRDSRIGRQDDKFITEDDTRFTSTSKNTSILKHGSKHDQQAAVHKDGSRNSSQKIMEISEVQDNSTEQDSRAQRYHQEDRENYAKNTSSSVQNSAKMASDSRRQVDQHNEVNQNLVSVTDSRKNSENLNVTTDSSRNVSRASHSLRNYSEINQTDIDDSSTSLQNITHITRDKKRIVNQQVIHEADIDVQNITHVDISKVHASDTSTSRSSQSHLETRSDMNSSSSMDFINRTRSQEKEGYQNKISANDSAMVRGSQSHLETGLYDPFHSKPSTNIADNKRESQEQAELNIANASNAVVASTSGSHLQTRTDDPFQSPSAVAIGSMKEQIDFAKIHASDATVSSSQGPVTRNGNEVHKASTVHWSRERQGKNGQQITQVSNTEQDDEARSIFPESSQDTHHNMDLIWQQADTSRISEDKNIAGLLIESTEKASSMTNVDMGQQAATMGSYEQGVRSETTAGSSLPSGSSARQSVKESMLESAARLEKSSTFLVGRFVDELQKGVSDADVTSTKKNEKSIVEGIASSSPRSRTKGPADEMWDVQSTTSQETFKTANKEEGSSADGATNSASQTPKNESALATKVHKSLWAYVADIIRLGFIQRGDSHDSSHKSVNKSSSNNSQSTEGWLSSQERDNDGTKKKNGSTNAKHQQLIKLHGGEQESGVTSISNEEYLHTGTHGLQISETVIEPQVGRSEGDLLPTSSMDDLHISGERIKQSDVGELPKGNSIDDSTPTLLDITIGHLPEHKTATSRITTEGSGEFFTGKGMLAGSSSVTISEMEAGHSGDGADWIYDPSGAITPYHDPQTQAVMPHENTSTGILGPPVLPVGVSKRFEEKNVVQEAPQIIKTGGKDTELKRRMFQRNKQVLKDTFDEWEEAYQRDAEQRKADELFMREALLEAQRAADIWEVPVGAVLVQNGEIIARGCNLVEDLRDSTAHAEIVCIREASNKLKTWRLADTTLYVTLEPCAMCAGAILQARIDTVVWGAPNKLLGADGSWVRLFPGDGQTSTLDSTNQSKAAGPVHPFHPKITIRRGVLSAECSEIMQQFFQLRRKKPQSPPQAHRHGHHHPVKFFSKMHHMFGTIFCL encoded by the exons ATGTACAGTTCCTACTCCGCCGCCGCCTTCTCGCTGAGGGCCGCGAAGCCATCCTTGCACGCCCATTCCTCctactcctacttctactacCCACCTTCCCCCCTCTGCCATCGCGACGACGCCGACGAGCACCGCCACCGCTACCACAACGAGCTCATCCCGCAGAGCCCGTATCTCGCCCCACGCTTCTTGCTCGACGGCTGCCTGCTCCGCCACTCGGCCCACCTCCTGCTCCTTTCCGCGCGGCTCCGgcccccgccaccgccgccgcatcGGTATGCACCCCGATGCTGCCGCCGGCGAGCTCCCATACGATGTTgccgcgacggcggtggtggaagGCAGATGGCTGGACAGGTCTGTTGTCAGGTGGAGGCGCGCGGGTGCCGTTGCTGTGGGAGTGGCGCTGGGAGGCCGGATCTTAGGGCGGTCCGCCGGCGATTGAAAGCGCCCGAGTGCCGTTGCGGCAGCTCCGGTGGTGGGACCTTGCTTAGAGCTGGTTGCGTACGGCGGGATGTGCCGAGGTTGGTGGGGAGGGCGATGCGGCAGGAGGTGTGGGAGTATGAGGGCGGCCAGTGGCTGCACGGAAGGTCTTCGACGGAATGCCTTGATGattgggaggaggaagatgaggattgCCGTTATGGTCAATTGGAGGTAGATGGGATGCGTTTCAGTAGGAGATGGGaagatgatgatgttgatgatgggGATGGTCATTGTAGGGTTTGCTGTCGGAGGAAGGGCCTAGAAAGCTATTACAGTGGTGAGGAGGTGCACAGTGGTCGGCGTAGAGAGAGGAGCGATCTTGATGAGGGCCGTCACGGTTTCAGAGATTCTAACCGGAGGCAGCGGCAGCAAAGTGAGTactatgatgatgaggatgatcttGACTTTACGCGGGGAAGGCAGAGATGGGAAGGGAGGAATACGATGAATTTTGTATCCAATGATGCAGTTAACACAAGGAATGTTGAAACTAGAAGGTACTGTGATGATGGCAGGGAATATAACCGCAGAAGAGAAAGGAGGGATTTTAACTCTGATGATGTGGCCGATGTCAGGAGGGCTGGTCGGTATGCAGAGGATGTAGGAGGATTTGATCGGAGAAGAGAGAGTAGGGATTTTGAGATTGATGGTAAGGTTGAGATGAGGAGAGAAGGCAGGCGCCATGGCAATGACCACAGATATGTTTCACGGCACCTGAGAAGAAGTGAAGATACAGATGGAGAGGATGTTTCACTCTTGAGATCACGTCATTGGAATGGCAAAGAGATTGAGTACGATGGGCAAGATCTTGCTGACCGAAGGTACTACTCTGGGGTGAGATCTCAAAAGTCTGCAGGAGCATCTTCATTGCATGAGGATGATTCAAAGAGGGCTTCAAATTTTAGGAGCACATTCAATGCTAGACATACAGGGCAGAAGGAGAATTCAACCTCAAGTGTGAGGTGGCATGACAATGTAGGTCAACGAACTGAGCAGATATCTGAAGAGAGGGACCGACAACGTTCAGCTGTTTGGTCAAATGATGAGAGAGATAgatatggttatgatgatgcgCAGTTTGTGAGAGTAAGAGATTCTAGGATAGGAAGACAAGATGACAAGTTTATAACTGAGGATGATACTAGGTTTACATCCACTTCAAAGAACACATCCATTTTAAAGCACGGTAGCAAACATGATCAGCAAGCTGCAGTACATAAGGATGGTTCAAGGAACAGCTCACAGAAGATAATGGAGATATCAGAAGTCCAAGATAATAGCACTGAACAAGATTCAAGAGCACAGCGCTATCATCAGGAAGATAGAGAAAACTACGCTAAGAATACGTCATCTTCTGTTCAAAATTCTGCGAAGATGGCAAGTGATAGTAGAAGACAAGTTGATCAGCATAATGAGGTGAATCAGAACTTGGTCTCAGTCACTGATTCAAGGAAAAACTCAGAGAACCTCAATGTAACAACTGATAGCAGTCGCAATGTCAGCAGGGCCTCTCACTCGCTGAGAAATTATAGTGAAATAAACCAGACAGATATTGATGATAGTTCTACTTCCTTACAGAATATAACTCATATTACAAGAGATAAGAAGAGGATTGTAAACCAACAAGTGATACATGAAGCAGATATAGACGTGCAGAATATTACACATGTTGATATTTCGAAGGTCCATGCTAGTGATACTTCTACATCTAGGAGTTCACAAAGTCACTTGGAAACTAGATCAGACATGAACTCATCTTCCAGTATGGATTTCATTAATAGAACAAGAAGCCAGGAAAAAGAAGGGTACCAAAATAAGATCTCTGCTAATGATAGTGCCATGGTTAGGGGTTCACAAAGTCATCTTGAGACTGGATTGTATGATCCATTTCACTCAAAGCCATCGACTAATATTGCTGACAACAAAAGGGAAAGTCAAGAACAAGCTGAACTTAATATTGCCAATGCTAGTAATGCTGTTGTAGCTAGCACTTCAGGCAGTCATCTCCAAACCAGAACTGATGACCCATTTCAATCACCTTCAGCTGTAGCAATTGGCAGTATGAAAGAACAAATTGATTTTGCTAAGATCCATGCTAGTGATGCTACAGTTAGCAGTTCACAAGGTCCTGTGACTAGAAATGGCAATGAAGTTCATAAGGCATCAACTGTACATTGGTCAAGGGAGAGACAAGGCAAGAATGGTCAGCAAATTACACAAGTTTCTAATACAGAACAAGATGATGAAGCAAGAAGTATTTTTCCTGAATCCTCTCAGGATACACATCATAACATGGATTTGATCTGGCAGCAGGCAGACACCAGCAGGATCTCTGAGGATAAAAACATTGCTGGTTTGCTCATAGAAAGCACCGAAAAGGCATCATCTATGACTAATGTGGATATGGGACAACAAGCAGCGACAATGGGAAGCTATGAACAAGGAGTAAGGAGTGAGACTACTGCAGGAAGTAGTTTACCAAGTGGTTCAAGTGCCAGACAGTCTGTCAAGGAAAGCATGCTAGAATCAGCTGCTCGATTAGAGAAATCATCTACCTTTCTTGTTGGACGGTTTGTtgatgagctccaaaagggaGTCTCAGATGCAGACGTTACTTCAACAAAGAAAAATGAGAAATCCATAGTGGAAGGTATAGCAAGCTCATCACCAAGGTCTAGAACAAAAGGACCAGCAGATGAAATGTGGGATGTCCAGAGTACTACTTCTCAAGAGACCTTCAAGACGGCCAACAAGGAGGAAGGTTCCTCAGCTGATGGAGCTACCAATTCTGCCTCTCAGACACCCAAAAATGAATCTGCTCTTGCTACGAAAGTCCACAAGTCACTCTGGGCTTATGTTGCTGATATAATCCGTCTTGGATTTATTCAACGTGGTGACTCCCATGATTCTAGTCACAAATCAGTTAACAAAAGTTCATCTAATAATTCTCAGAGCACAGAGGGTTGGCTTTCTAGTCAGGAACGTGAtaatgatggcacaaagaagaaaaatggcagtACCAACGCAAAACATCAGCAGTTGATAAAGTTGCATGGTGGTGAACAAGAATCTGGAGTGACTTCAATATCTAATGAGGAATATTTGCACACTGGTACGCATGGTTTGCAAATATCAGAAACTGTTATTGAACCTCAAGTAGGTAGATCTGAGGGAGACTTGTTGCCTACAAGTTCTATGGATGATCTACATATATCAGGGGAGAGAATAAAACAATCAGATGTTGGTGAATTACCCAAAGGAAATAGCATAGATGATAGCACTCCAACTTTGCTAGATATCACGATAGGACATTTACCCGAACACAAAACTGCTACTTCCAGGATCACAACAGAGGGTTCTGGTGAGTTTTTTACTGGGAAAGGAATGTTGGCTGGCAGCTCTTCTGTGACCATCAGTGAAATGGAAGCTGGTCACAGTGGTGATGGAGCTGATTGGATATATGATCCTTCAGGTGCTATAACTCCTTATCATGATCCTCAAACGCAAGCAGTAATGCCACATGAGAATACCTCAACTGGTATCCTTGGACCACCAGTGTTACCTGTGGGAGTTTCTAAAAGGTTTGAAGAGAAGAATGTCGTGCAAGAGGCCCCGCAAATTATTAAAACAGGAGGGAAAGATACAGAATTGAAAAGGAGAATGTTTCAAAGAAATAAACAGGTATTGAAGGATACATTTGATGAATGGGAGGAAGCATACCAGCGTGATGCTGAGCAGAGAAAGGCTGATGAGTTATTCATGAGGGAAGCTTTACTTGAAGCCCAGAGAGCTGCAGATATTTGGGAGGTACCCGTTGGAGCAGTGCTAGTACAGAATGGCGAAATTATTGCTCGTGGTTGTAATCT AGTTGAAGATCTCAGGGATTCAACTGCGCATGCTGAAATTGTTTGTATAAGAGAGGCTTCTAACAAACTCAAGACATGGCGCTTAGCG GATACAACGCTTTATGTGACTTTGGAACCTTGTGCCATGTGTGCTGGCGCTATTCTTCAAGCTAGAATCGATACTGTGGTATGGGGTGCCCCAAACAAGCTTCTGGGAGCCGATGGCAGCTGGGTTAG GTTGTTCCCTGGGGATGGACAAACAAGCACTCTGGATTCAACAAACCAGAGCAAGGCCGCAGGGCCTGTCCACCCTTTCCACCCGAAGATAACCATCAGGCGTGGTGTGCTGTCGGCCGAGTGCTCAGAGATAATGCAGCAGTTCTTCCAGCTGAGGAGGAAGAAGCCACAGTCACCACCCCAGGCGCACCGCCATGGGCACCACCATCCTGTCAAGTTTTTCAGCAAGATGCACCACATGTTCGGCACGATATTCTGTTTATAG